A stretch of Methanophagales archaeon DNA encodes these proteins:
- a CDS encoding type II toxin-antitoxin system RelE/ParE family toxin, which yields MYEIKIKKSAKKDLDDLDDKMYVRIDRAIQGLRNDPFPRSIKKLRGEENRYRIREGKYRILYEVDQKNKTIVIYRIKLRKAAYD from the coding sequence ATGTATGAGATCAAGATTAAGAAGAGTGCAAAGAAAGACCTTGATGACCTTGACGATAAGATGTATGTTAGAATTGATAGAGCGATCCAAGGACTGAGAAATGACCCTTTTCCAAGGAGTATAAAGAAGCTGAGAGGAGAAGAAAATAGGTACAGAATCAGAGAAGGGAAATACAGAATACTTTATGAGGTTGACCAAAAGAATAAAACAATTGTCATTTATCGGATTAAGCTAAGGAAGGCTGCTTATGATTAA